A single Taeniopygia guttata chromosome 30, bTaeGut7.mat, whole genome shotgun sequence DNA region contains:
- the LOC140680883 gene encoding uncharacterized protein: MESREDKSPRQNLVEEAVLSGSTAQEPDGEEKPRRSRTRRGCKRRSRGSEGERPTLGRGGGRRWSQSSELGVPEQSHDGEKPHKCSECGKSFSHSSSLIKHQRIHTEERPCQCSKCGKRFQTSSCLLLHYLVHTEERPFCCPVCGKGFRKNSNLTTHRRIHTRERPYNCSECGKSFSRSSHLIVHQRIHTGERPYECSKCEKRFQTSSDLLKHYRVHTEERPFCCPDCGKGFRENSKLIRHRRIHTGERPYNCSECGKSFSQSSSLIMHQRIHTGERPYECSECGKRFQTSSCLLRHYRVHREERPFCCPNCGKGFRFNSTLIQHRRIHTGERPYECGECGKRFSRNSHLTEHQRRHR; this comes from the coding sequence atggagagcagggaggacaaatccccgcggcagaacctggtggaagaggccgttttgagcggctccacggcacaggaacccgacggggaggaaaagccccggagatcccgcacgagaaggggctgcaaacgcagatcacggggatctgagggggaaagacccaccctgggccggggaggcggccggagatggagccagagctcggagctgggggtccctgagcagtctcatgatggggagaagccccacaagtgctcggagtgtgggaagagcttcagccacagctccagcctgatcaagcaccagaggatccacactgaggagaggccctgccagtgttccaagtgtgggaaaaGGTTTCaaaccagctcctgtctcctcctgCACTATCtggttcacacagaggagaggcccttctgctgccctgtctgcgggaagggattcaggaagaactccaacctcaccacgcaccggcgcatccacactagggagaggccctacaattgttctgagtgtgggaagagcttcagccggagctcccacctgatcgtgcaccagaggatccacactggggagaggccctacgagtgttccaagtgtgagaagaggtttcagaccagctccgaTCTCCTCAAGCACTATCgggttcacacagaggagaggcccttctgctgccccgactgtgggaagggattcagggaaaacTCAAAACTCATCAGACAtcgccgcatccacactggTGAGAGGCCCTACAAttgttctgagtgtgggaagagcttcagccagagctccagcctgatcatgcaccagaggatccacactggggagaggccctacgagtgttctgagtgtgggaagaggtttcagaccagctcctgtctcctccggcACTATCGAGTtcacagggaggagaggcccttctgctgccccaactgcgggaagggattcaggttcaactccaccctcatccagcatcgccgcatccacacaggggagaggccctacgagtgtggggagtgtgggaagagattctcaaggAACTCTCACTTGACCgaacaccaacggaggcaccggtaa